The DNA region GACGGCTTTCAAAACATTGCGGTCGGTTTTGAGGTAAGCGACGCCGGCCGTGAAACCTTTGTCAAAAGACGGCGGGAAAAAACGGTTCTGGACTTCGGAAAGCGTCTGGCTCTTGACCGTCTCGGACATGCGCTTGTCGTAAAGCGCTTCATCCGGCGCCTGGCCGCCGAGCTCCGGTGTGATGACGACGTACGAGACGCCGGCTTTGCGCAGGCGCGCGGTAATTCCTTCGGTATGAAAACCGCCGGCCACCATCACGATGTTGCCTGAAAGCCGCGCGTCCGTTGTCACGGCCGAGAAAAAGCGTTCGTCGCGGGCCTTGGCGAGCGAATAATATTCGAGCGCAGTTTTCAATTCCCCGGAGAGGCCGGCCTCGGCCGTTTCCGCATCGATTGTATTCTTGTCTTGCTCATAATAGCCCAGGACATCGGGTGTGGCTTTGAGATCGAGGATGTTTTTGGCGACAAGGAACCGTTCCCATTTCTCCGCCAGGCTCCGTTCTTCGTCCTTGGCGAACAAGACATTCTGGACCCGCGCGATCGCGTCGTCCAGCTGGGCAAAAAAATCTTTGTGTGAAATGCCGAGCTGCAGGTTCAGGAGTTCCAGGTAGCTCCGGCTGGCCGGGTAATGCTGAAGCTGTTCCTCGGGAATGATGCCGCTTTTCAGGAGCTCTTCAAAGCTGAGACGCTTCCTTTTATAGGAGTTCATGAGCCGTTCGGCCTCGGACTTCAGCTTTTCCTTGTCCAGGGCTTTTTCCATTTCCAGCGCCTTCTCGAAGAGTTTCACCTGAGTCAGGTCATCGAAAGAAAGACTGCGCTTACGCGCTTCGGCAACGACCATCGGCAGAAAAACCTCCGCTTTCTTCCCTTCGCGGAACGCGGTCAATGCGTCGTCGAAACTTTTCAGCTCCGGATTAAACAAGGCGGCCTTGGCCTGGGTGAGCTTTTTTTGCGCGGCCCCGATTTTTTTCTGCATGGCTTCGCTGGCCTGGTGGTGCTCGAGATAGGCGGCGCGGTTTTTCTGATAAAGGTCTTCCTGCTCGATACCCACAAGCTTGAAGGGGGATTGGGAGAAGAGCGCGGCAAAGGCCGGGCCCGTGATGTCGCCGTCCTCGAGAAGCGCGCGGGCAAGCGTTTGTTTTTCCCGGGAATTGGGCAGCCCCCAGCTTTCCGGAAAACTTGTTTCCGACCAGCCGCCTTCCAGCGCCGCGGTGTTCAAGCCGTAAACCGCGTTCAGGTGATCCAGGATCGCGGCGATGTTTTCCTGGGCGGGAAGGTGCGCGTGCACGTCCTGGATCTCGATGACCCACCGCGATCCGGTTCCTTGAAATCGTTCTTCGATTTTTCCCAGGGATTTGGGGATCAGGAGACTGTCGAGCGAAAGCGGGGCCGCGGTCTCTTCGGTTTGGGCCGGCAAAGAGGAAGCACTCCAAAGAACGTATAAAAGCATGATGAGACAAACCCGTTTCATGACTTGAAGTATACTCAAGCGCAAGGGGTTCCCACAAGGGTTCGTAAGCCCGTTTGGCTTGCCGGAAGGCGGCTCTTCCTGTATATTGCACCCATGCCAGCCACCCAGCAGCAGACCATCCGTTTCGGCCACAGCCCTGATCCTGACGACGCGTTCATGTTCTATGCCTTTGCCAAAAACAAGATTCCCATGGACGGGTTCCAGGTCGATCACGTCATCGAGGATATCGAGAGCCTGAACCAGCGCGCGCTCAAGGCGGAGCTGGAAGTGACGGCCGTATCCTGCCATGCCTATGCCTACCTGGCGGACAAATACGCGGTCATGCGTTCCGGCGGCAGCATCGGCGATAAATACGGGCCCATCGTCGTGGCCCCAAAAGGGACTTTTCCCGGCCAGCCTTTGAGAGGGAAGAGGATCGCCATTCCCGGCAAGCTGACGACGGCCTTTCTCGTGCTGCAGCTCTATGAAAAAAATATCGTCCCGGTCTTTGTTCCTTTTGACCAGATTTTTGATGCGGTCCGCGAAGGCAAAGCCGATATGGGGCTCATCATCCACGAAGGGCAGCTTACCTATAAAGATGAGGGCTTCGAAAAGAGAGTGGACTTGGGCGAATGGTGGCATCAGACCACAGGGCTTCCTCTTCCGCTGGGAGTGGACATTATCCGCAGGGACCTCGGCGCGGACATCATGCAAAGGTTCGCGCGCCTTTTCAAAAAAAGCATCCAATATTCTCTCGATAACCGAGCGCCGGCGCTCGAGTACGCGATTCAATACGGCCGCGGACTCGCGGAAGATCTTAACGACCAGTTCGTCGGCATGTACGTCAACGACGCCACAGTGGACATGGGCGACAAAGGCCTTCGCGGTTTCCAGACTCTCCTCGATCAAGGGTACGAACAACGCCTGATTCCTCACCGCATCAAGATCGACCTCGTTGGATAGCCCTGCCCTGCGGCTTAAAAAACTTAAAAATTTTTAATCTCCCCCTTGACGCCCCGAAAAAAAATGTTACACTTGCTTTTGCCGATTGTTGCCACAGGTTTATAAAGCTTTATAAACCTGTTTAACCCGTAAGGGGGGAGAAAGCGAGATGTCGCATGCGCTACCCCTTATGGAAGAAGCTCACCGCCGTTCCCGTCCTTTTCACCTTCATTTTCTCCAGCATTGTTTGGGCTGCTCCCGCAGAATTTAATCTCGCAGGGCCGGTCCATGCCTCCGTCCAGGACGGCGTACTGCTGCCGTCTCTTGCGCAGACGCTCGACATCCCGGCGACGTATGGCGATATCAAGGAACGCTTTCTCGCGGAATCGTCGCGGCCGCAAACCGCATCCGGAATGATCATTCATATCCAGGACGCCCACGCCAATCTCGAAGCCCAGCAAAACATTCTGCAAATCATCCGCCACGTCACGGCGCATCATGGCGTGGGCCTCATCTTTGTAGAAGGCGCGATTGACCGTCTCGACGCGGATCGCCTGCGTTATTTCAAAGAGGAATCCTGGAACCAGGAAATGGCGGGCCTGCTCGCCAAGGAAGGCGTGCTGGGAGGGGCCGAGCTTTTTCTTCTCGAGAACACGGCGTCGAAAAAAGGAACGGTCGCAGGCTACGGCGTCGAGCGGGCCGATCTCTACGTAAAAAATCTGCAGGCCTACCGCGCCGTTTACGCGGAAAAAGAATTCACGGACAAGGCCATGGAGCGCATGAAGTCCGAGATCCTGACGCAGAGCTCCAAGGTTTTCAACAAAGAGCTCAAGGCGTTTTTCAGAGAATGGCTTTTTTATCAGGATGTTCCCAGTGAACTCATGCGCCATATGAATGTTCTCAGCCAGGATGCTCTCAAGTACCTTAGCCTGGACCTGAACGATGCCCGTCAGCAGGCGGATTGGCCCCAGCTCGTCCGGTTTTCCAAATTCAAAACCCTGGAAGCGGAAACCGACGCAGCGGCCGCGCTCGCGGAGCGTGACCTGTTGGCAGATTGGGCCGCCCAACATGGGGTGCCCGAAAAATACACCGCTGAATTGCGGAATTGGAAGCCGGGCCAGGCCCTGGAAGGCGGGACGTTCAGCGATCTGAGAATGTTCCTGGAAGCCTTTCATGACGCGGCCGCACCTAAGGGATTTTCTTTCAAGGATTACCCGCGGCTTGCGAAGGCCATGGGCGCGTCGGTTCTCAGAAGCGAGATCCGCGCCGAGGAATTGATGGAGGAGATCAAGAAGCTGAGCGATTCCATCCTGGACAAGCTTGCGCGGACGCCCGAAGAAGGTGCCTTGATCGCCCGGTACAAGGATTATCTCCTGCTCGAAAAACTTTTTTCTCTCGAACTCGTCGATGAAGAATACGAAACGCTGCAAACCCGCCGCGAAACGGTGAAGGCGGCGCTCGCCCGGCCGGAAGAAAATGAAAAGGCCGCGGCGGACGAGACTTCCCACCGCGCTTACGAACCGCGCGTTCCTTCGCTTGCGCAGCTTTTTGACCAGGCCATGGCGTTTTACAAGCTCGCGCAGCAGCGCGAAGAAGTGATTTATGGGAACATGATCCGCAAGATGAGGGAGACCGGTAAGACAAACGCCATCTTAATCACGGGCGGATTTCACGCGCGCGGCCTGCACAAAATTTTCGAGAACCAGGGCCTTTCTTACGTCGAAGTGACGCCCGCCATTTCCGAGATCACCGAAAATAAAAACTATTCCGACATCATGCTTATGAAGGGCGATCCGTTCACCCGGCGTTCTTACGTCAACACGCCGCGCATGGCGGACACCGGCCTTGGAACGAACCTTCCGGACTACGCTCTTAGCCTGCAGCAGAATCACGTGCTGCCGGTTTTGGGCACGGTCGTAGCACGGCACGTTGCTCAAGGGACAGAGCTGGGCAAAATCCTCAAGTCACTCGGCCGCTCTCATGCGCTCGCGGGCCAGGGCCTGGCCATCGCCGATAATGGACTCGTTTTACTTAACGGAAAGCCGCTCCAGATCAACGGACGGACCGCGGTCCTGACCGCTCAAGGATTGAAATCGGAAGAGGGACGCGCCGAACTGCGCGCTTCCGAATTTCCGAGAAGTGTCGCGCTCAACGTGCAGTATCTGGAAGAAAGACGGCTTCTCAACGGCGCGCCGGCGGACGAAGATCATGTCGTCATGCCGGAACCTCAGTATCAGCCGGCTTTGGTGGGCGCGGCGAATCCGGGCGCTCCGGTACAGAG from Verrucomicrobiia bacterium includes:
- a CDS encoding MqnA/MqnD/SBP family protein, with translation MPATQQQTIRFGHSPDPDDAFMFYAFAKNKIPMDGFQVDHVIEDIESLNQRALKAELEVTAVSCHAYAYLADKYAVMRSGGSIGDKYGPIVVAPKGTFPGQPLRGKRIAIPGKLTTAFLVLQLYEKNIVPVFVPFDQIFDAVREGKADMGLIIHEGQLTYKDEGFEKRVDLGEWWHQTTGLPLPLGVDIIRRDLGADIMQRFARLFKKSIQYSLDNRAPALEYAIQYGRGLAEDLNDQFVGMYVNDATVDMGDKGLRGFQTLLDQGYEQRLIPHRIKIDLVG